In Marinomonas posidonica IVIA-Po-181, a single window of DNA contains:
- a CDS encoding GNAT family N-acetyltransferase, which translates to MTVSLLVDFPNEVPVVAKWYFDEWAHVDEDATLESVIQKLSLSLNKASLPLAFVSHLENKLVGAGEIKQRALPEYVGCHYWLDGIYVPPDHRGKGVAKGLIEFALYVAKTMQLPSLYLRCLEHNVALYQKHGFQVVGEAQNKYIMAIQFS; encoded by the coding sequence ATGACGGTTTCGCTTTTGGTTGACTTTCCCAATGAAGTGCCTGTTGTTGCAAAGTGGTACTTCGATGAATGGGCTCATGTGGACGAAGATGCCACATTGGAAAGTGTTATTCAAAAATTGTCATTAAGCCTAAACAAAGCGTCCTTGCCTTTGGCTTTTGTTTCGCATCTGGAAAATAAGCTCGTTGGAGCTGGTGAGATAAAACAGCGAGCATTGCCTGAATATGTTGGTTGTCATTATTGGTTGGATGGTATTTATGTACCGCCCGATCATAGAGGAAAAGGTGTGGCAAAAGGCTTGATTGAGTTTGCACTCTATGTCGCAAAAACCATGCAATTACCATCCTTATATTTAAGGTGTTTAGAGCATAATGTTGCACTCTACCAAAAGCATGGTTTTCAAGTCGTAGGAGAGGCGCAGAATAAATACATCATGGCGATTCAATTCTCTTGA
- a CDS encoding methyl-accepting chemotaxis protein: MLNRLFKKQKTPHFAIDDSRLNDISEDQYSATTQQNNPLENFSHGVSSALNFLQNLLRFASTAGEAQDSLMREIDVRSHNLRTGLSQTRQEIEASTKSASQIKENTRQSVEQRTLAISNELARISNELDAKAEGATKVLNNIEDIGKGIQLLALNATIEAARAGDHGRGFAVVAKEVGELAKKTMAQTNEAVKLIDLSSMTQSLQQTMNTVDQELRTLDVEIASSLSDIQTRFTQMSDRLETISGHNSVVFELLEASKESSNRTINKVGWASDITQSLDSYLTLEGDLIEDGINQFLKANHVYNTPSFDKLAEIKKRGVIYVAVDPALVGVTFRRSPNGAIQGMDAEYARAFADWLGVKCEFIEHPWDLLTELLFAGKEKGQPNVDVVWCAIPPSDFYQGIAFSDTYTYLKFVLCRQANDTSIKHLSDLEGKVLGVINDPAALTTLEEQGFRWAENEHKPGGKIRLSNLIAYGDISRIHDALADGSIDAFASDHPIFHWASVNPASPWHNKIEVIDSILPEPFYYSAVVSAEPSSYHLLKAINDFIEEFKQTPQRLKIENEWQGEVIDHTLSYRDEMGNLKGIDELQALYLEHQQKYALIEA; encoded by the coding sequence ATGTTAAATAGATTATTTAAAAAACAGAAAACACCTCATTTCGCTATTGACGATAGTCGCCTAAATGACATTTCAGAAGATCAATATTCTGCAACGACTCAACAGAATAATCCTCTTGAGAATTTTTCTCACGGCGTTTCTAGTGCACTAAACTTTCTGCAAAATTTACTCAGATTTGCCAGCACAGCAGGGGAAGCCCAAGACAGTTTAATGCGGGAAATAGACGTTCGTTCTCATAATTTACGCACTGGGTTGAGTCAAACACGTCAAGAAATTGAAGCCAGCACCAAGAGTGCTAGCCAAATTAAAGAGAATACTCGACAGTCGGTTGAGCAAAGAACCCTTGCCATCAGTAATGAACTGGCTCGCATTAGTAATGAATTGGACGCCAAAGCCGAAGGCGCGACAAAAGTTTTGAACAATATCGAAGACATAGGGAAAGGCATTCAACTGCTTGCTCTCAATGCGACCATTGAAGCCGCACGTGCAGGGGATCATGGACGAGGGTTTGCGGTCGTTGCGAAAGAGGTTGGTGAACTTGCCAAAAAAACCATGGCACAAACCAATGAAGCCGTCAAACTGATCGACTTATCCAGTATGACTCAGTCACTCCAACAAACGATGAACACAGTTGATCAGGAACTCAGAACTCTGGATGTGGAAATTGCGTCTTCCCTATCTGACATTCAAACGCGTTTTACTCAAATGTCTGATCGTCTAGAAACCATCAGTGGACACAATTCAGTGGTATTTGAATTACTCGAAGCCAGTAAAGAATCGTCAAATCGAACCATCAATAAGGTGGGGTGGGCTTCTGATATAACGCAATCTCTAGACTCATACCTTACCCTTGAGGGTGACTTGATAGAAGATGGCATTAACCAATTTTTAAAAGCCAATCATGTTTACAACACGCCTTCCTTTGATAAATTAGCGGAAATTAAAAAGCGTGGCGTCATTTACGTTGCCGTTGATCCTGCGTTGGTAGGGGTGACATTTCGTCGTTCTCCTAATGGTGCTATTCAAGGTATGGATGCAGAGTATGCCAGAGCCTTTGCGGATTGGTTGGGGGTCAAATGTGAATTCATAGAACATCCTTGGGATCTACTAACCGAATTGTTATTCGCAGGAAAAGAAAAAGGCCAACCAAATGTGGATGTGGTGTGGTGCGCGATACCACCCAGTGATTTTTATCAAGGCATTGCCTTTTCAGACACTTACACCTATCTCAAGTTTGTTTTATGTCGACAAGCCAATGACACCTCAATCAAACATCTGTCTGATTTAGAAGGCAAGGTACTGGGGGTGATCAATGATCCGGCCGCCTTAACCACTTTGGAAGAACAGGGTTTTCGCTGGGCAGAAAATGAGCACAAACCTGGTGGCAAGATAAGATTGTCGAATCTCATTGCTTATGGCGACATATCAAGGATTCATGATGCTTTAGCCGATGGTTCGATTGATGCTTTCGCATCCGATCATCCTATATTTCATTGGGCGTCGGTCAACCCAGCCAGTCCTTGGCATAACAAGATAGAGGTGATTGACAGCATCTTGCCTGAGCCGTTTTACTATTCTGCGGTGGTCTCAGCCGAACCTTCTTCTTATCACTTATTAAAAGCCATCAATGACTTTATAGAGGAATTTAAACAAACGCCTCAGCGCTTGAAAATTGAAAACGAATGGCAAGGAGAGGTGATTGATCACACTCTGAGTTATCGTGATGAAATGGGCAACCTAAAGGGCATTGATGAGTTGCAAGCTCTTTACTTAGAGCATCAACAAAAATATGCCCTGATTGAAGCCTGA